One Cryptomeria japonica chromosome 9, Sugi_1.0, whole genome shotgun sequence genomic window carries:
- the LOC131057638 gene encoding pentatricopeptide repeat-containing protein At1g74900, mitochondrial has product MAKWVIAVQVWNNPNKCPLFHFLSYHSHTQLFEQSDLDKATAILVQNKGDSLYSGLQSSEIQWSANLVEKILKNIWNDGPQALKFFNWVGKQSGYKHSTEAYNYIIDILGRMRDYRTLWHLMSNMRREGCPLTPKTFAIIIERYVVQGNEEKATRVFLSMPEYGCPLDLSAFNAFLDTLCKARKVQRAERLFRELRYRFHPDGITYNTLANGWCKVKNIDRAQRILKEMIHRGFNPTLVTCNTLLHGFFNTGQVKEAWRFYKEMKQRGCSPDVITYTTIIYGLGMAGKVEKASKAFKGMIKNGCLPNVVTYNAMIQVLCRKDSVAAGFVVFNDMLRKGYVPNLNTYNILIRGLCHAKEMDRALVLMNEMKEKGCKPDARTYNIIIGYFCDLGQIERATRIMKNMEAGECLPNLDTYHILLSVLCATKKSNDLVEAGKLLDEMVDRGFYPRRFVFNRVIDGLFITGNQEFAKELLRKHSQSARLPRDFRI; this is encoded by the coding sequence ATGGCGAAATGGGTAATCGCAGTACAGGTATGGAATAATCCTAACAAATGCCCCCTTTTTCACTTCCTGTCATATCACTCTCATACACAATTATTCGAACAATCAGACCTGGATAAAGCCACTGCAATTCTTGTGCAAAACAAGGGGGACTCTCTATATTCAGGCCTCCAAAGCTCAGAAATTCAATGGTCTGCAAATCTAGtagaaaaaatccttaaaaacatATGGAACGATGGACCCCAAGCCTTGAAGTTTTTCAACTGGGTAGGGAAGCAGAGTGGTTATAAACATAGCACCGAGGCTTATAATTACATCATTGATATTTTAGGTAGAATGAGAGACTACAGAACCCTGTGGCATTTGATGTCTAATATGAGGAGGGAGGGTTGTCCTCTAACGCCCAAAACATTTGCTATAATAATTGAGAGATATGTTGTACAAGGTAACGAAGAGAAGGCAACTAGGGTTTTCCTTTCAATGCCTGAATATGGATGCCCCCTTGATTTGTCTGCATTTAATGCATTTCTTGACACTTTGTGCAAGGCCAGAAAGGTTCAGAGAGCGGAGAGGCTTTTTAGGGAACTAAGGTATCGGTTTCACCCTGATGGTATAACTTATAACACACTTGCCAATGGCTGGTGTAAGGTGAAGAATATTGACAGGGCTCAGAGAATTCTCAAGGAAATGATCCACAGGGGATTCAATCCCACGCTTGTGACATGTAATACTCTTCTTCATGGGTTTTTCAACACAGGTCAGGTCAAGGAGGCTTGGAGATTTTATAAGGAGATGAAGCAGCGAGGGTGTTCACCAGATGTCATCACGTACACAACAATTATATATGGGCTTGGGATGGCAGGGAAGGTTGAAAAGGCAAGCAAAGCTTTTAAAGGTATGATTAAGAATGGTTGCCTTCCAAATGTTGTGACTTATAATGCAATGATCCAGGTGCTCTGCAGAAAAGATTCTGTGGCTGCTGGATTCGTTGTCTTCAACGATATGCTTAGGAAAGGTTATGTTCCTAATTTGAATACTTACAATATACTGATAAGAGGGCTTTGCCATGCTAAAGAAATGGATAGAGCTTTGGTGCTCATGAATGAGATGAAAGAAAAGGGCTGTAAACCTGATGCTCGGACGTACAATATTATTATTGGGTACTTTTGTGATCTAGGTCAAATTGAGAGAGCAACTAGAATTATGAAGAACATGGAAGCGGGAGAATGTCTTCCTAATCTAGACACATACCATATACTCTTGAGTGTCCTCTGTGCCACTAAAAAATCTAATGATTTAGTGGAAGCTGGAAAACTTCTGGATGAAATGGTAGACAGGGGCTTTTATCCTCGGCGCTTTGTATTCAACCGTGTTATTGATGGACTTTTTATTACTGGAAATCAAGAATTTGCGAAAGAACTTCTGAGAAAACATAGCCAGAGTGCGCGTCTTCCAAGAGATTTCAGAATATGA